The following proteins come from a genomic window of Nitrosopumilus sp.:
- a CDS encoding lactate dehydrogenase produces MISIIGSGRVGSSIAFLCASNALDDVLLINRNKDKAIGESLDIVNAVPQTSKFSIHGTDDFSKLTDSDIVVIAASTGIYSKDRSENMISQINMIKDIAEKTKRYCTSAVVLVISNPLDVLTYFFQKESGFSRFKVLGIASSLDSSRFRYLISEKLSVPHSSIMGALVLGEHGNFMVPIFSKVRVDGKSLSSMLDDEEKSVISSKVKNYWLELRKFKSRSQFGIAKNTFDVIEAIINKKEFSFPASVVLDGEYGQSNVAIGVPVRINGYGLFEIEKIELDESETEQLVNSSKKIQNQINSVLS; encoded by the coding sequence TTGATTTCAATTATTGGAAGCGGTCGTGTCGGTTCATCGATTGCGTTTCTTTGTGCATCTAATGCGCTTGATGATGTTTTACTAATCAATCGTAACAAAGACAAAGCCATTGGAGAATCTTTGGATATTGTAAATGCCGTCCCGCAAACTTCTAAATTCTCTATTCATGGAACCGATGATTTTTCTAAATTAACTGATTCTGATATTGTTGTAATTGCTGCAAGCACAGGGATTTATTCAAAAGACAGATCAGAGAATATGATTTCACAAATAAACATGATTAAAGACATCGCGGAAAAAACTAAAAGATATTGTACATCTGCAGTTGTTCTGGTGATTTCAAATCCTCTTGATGTGTTGACATATTTTTTTCAAAAAGAATCTGGATTCTCAAGATTCAAAGTACTAGGCATTGCTTCAAGTCTTGATTCTAGTAGATTTCGATACTTGATTTCAGAAAAATTGTCTGTTCCTCACTCTTCGATTATGGGTGCTTTAGTTCTAGGCGAACACGGAAATTTCATGGTTCCAATATTCTCCAAAGTTAGAGTTGATGGTAAATCGTTGTCTTCAATGCTAGATGATGAGGAAAAATCTGTGATTTCCAGTAAAGTCAAAAATTATTGGCTAGAACTAAGAAAGTTCAAAAGCAGATCCCAATTTGGAATTGCAAAAAACACTTTTGATGTTATTGAGGCTATCATCAATAAAAAAGAATTCTCTTTTCCTGCCTCTGTTGTTCTTGATGGCGAATATGGGCAAAGCAATGTTGCAATAGGAGTGCCTGTACGAATAAATGGGTATGGACTTTTTGAAATAGAAAAAATCGAACTAGATGAATCTGAAACCGAACAACTGGTTAACTCTTCTAAAAAGATTCAAAATCAAATAAATTCTGTTTTAAGTTAA
- a CDS encoding universal stress protein, which yields MFQNILVPFDLSDQSTRAFKMALDVAKKYQSKVTLLTCLEGDAWHHKYYDSRADKELIKKQSKVTKKYIEKLESFAAKNNVVVKSVIITSKSVVNDIVTFAKTRKHDLIVIGSHGRTGFDKVLLGSVANGVSQKTRCPVLIVK from the coding sequence ATGTTTCAAAATATTCTTGTACCCTTTGATCTATCAGATCAATCCACTAGAGCCTTTAAAATGGCATTGGATGTAGCAAAAAAATATCAATCCAAAGTAACTTTGTTGACCTGCCTTGAAGGAGATGCCTGGCATCACAAATATTATGATTCAAGAGCAGATAAAGAATTAATTAAAAAACAAAGTAAGGTTACCAAAAAATATATTGAAAAACTAGAATCATTTGCTGCAAAAAATAACGTTGTTGTTAAATCTGTAATTATTACTTCAAAATCTGTGGTTAATGACATTGTGACTTTTGCAAAAACACGAAAACACGATCTAATTGTTATTGGATCTCATGGTAGGACTGGTTTTGATAAAGTTCTCTTAGGAAGTGTGGCAAATGGTGTGTCTCAGAAAACCCGTTGTCCTGTTTTGATTGTAAAATAA
- a CDS encoding CBS domain-containing protein translates to MDVKNIKLSELITRPITVNPNSTLLKTRESLLKNKVKRVVIVDKKRPVGVITEKDIAKKIYELGSKPIKSVKAKDFIPKKLFTLTRDNSVQECAKLMKKHRISLVIITNKDNTLGGIATETDLVKAFLTKESTSFKVSKIMKKELITAAPSDPILHVESLLLKYGISRVIIKRNQIPVGIITFRDFVPAKIPQWIAESADPKEVQEYKFKKGLEEIHSNQMSYLFPFHATDIMTVKPITIDMDEDIKTAITLMVKHNISGLPVVKKSKLVGIVTKSDVVAALAE, encoded by the coding sequence TTGGATGTAAAAAATATAAAATTATCAGAGTTAATCACCAGACCAATCACAGTTAATCCTAACTCCACATTATTAAAAACCAGAGAGAGTCTATTAAAAAACAAAGTGAAAAGAGTAGTTATCGTAGATAAGAAAAGACCGGTTGGAGTTATAACTGAAAAAGACATTGCAAAAAAAATTTATGAGTTGGGTTCAAAACCAATCAAATCTGTTAAAGCAAAAGATTTCATTCCTAAGAAATTATTTACATTAACAAGAGATAATTCGGTTCAGGAATGTGCAAAGTTGATGAAAAAACACAGAATCAGTCTTGTAATAATTACTAACAAAGACAACACATTAGGAGGAATTGCGACAGAGACAGATCTTGTAAAAGCATTCCTTACAAAAGAATCAACTTCATTCAAAGTTTCAAAAATAATGAAAAAAGAACTAATTACTGCAGCACCAAGTGATCCTATATTACATGTAGAAAGTCTGCTGTTAAAATATGGAATATCCAGAGTTATTATTAAAAGAAACCAAATTCCAGTAGGGATTATTACATTTAGAGATTTTGTACCTGCAAAAATACCACAATGGATAGCAGAATCAGCTGATCCTAAAGAAGTTCAAGAATACAAATTCAAAAAAGGGTTGGAAGAAATTCATTCAAATCAAATGAGTTATCTTTTTCCATTTCATGCTACAGACATTATGACGGTCAAACCAATTACAATCGACATGGATGAGGATATTAAAACTGCAATCACCCTAATGGTCAAACACAATATTAGCGGATTGCCAGTAGTTAAAAAATCAAAACTGGTTGGAATAGTTACAAAATCAGACGTAGTTGCAGCATTAGCCGAATAA
- a CDS encoding universal stress protein, whose amino-acid sequence MAVKTKKILVPLDGSKNSIRGLDMAIHIARQSHGIITALSIKSVPGIYAIHPLGFLDFNSMSEIKKTLDEAKVRAAKKGIQLTGKAIAGDPGYDIAKFANNKKNGIDLVVIGARGRSSTKELFLGSVSNYVLHKSKKPVLIVK is encoded by the coding sequence ATGGCAGTCAAAACTAAAAAGATTCTAGTTCCTCTTGATGGTTCAAAAAACTCCATTCGTGGATTAGATATGGCTATTCATATTGCAAGACAATCTCATGGAATCATCACTGCATTGTCAATAAAATCCGTACCTGGAATCTATGCTATTCATCCACTTGGTTTCTTGGATTTTAATTCAATGTCCGAAATAAAAAAAACACTTGATGAAGCAAAAGTAAGGGCTGCAAAAAAAGGAATACAATTAACTGGAAAGGCCATCGCAGGTGATCCGGGTTATGATATTGCAAAATTTGCAAATAACAAGAAAAATGGAATTGATTTAGTTGTGATTGGGGCTCGTGGGAGAAGTTCTACCAAGGAACTTTTTCTAGGAAGTGTATCAAATTACGTTTTACACAAATCTAAAAAGCCTGTGTTAATTGTAAAGTGA
- a CDS encoding CBS domain-containing protein, which yields MGSTFVNQFMNKNVLTADKSTSLQEAAQNMTKLNVGCVIVTENSKPIGIITERDFVTKVAAEGRPLFTEISEVMSSPLITIDPGETVWEASEMMKEKLIHKLPVKESDKIVGIITTTDIVKISSVGSDSEMRRICDQILLRMRD from the coding sequence ATGGGCAGTACATTTGTGAATCAATTTATGAATAAAAATGTGCTAACTGCAGACAAGTCAACATCATTACAAGAGGCAGCACAAAACATGACCAAGTTGAATGTAGGATGTGTCATTGTCACTGAAAATTCCAAACCAATCGGGATAATCACTGAACGGGATTTTGTCACCAAAGTCGCTGCAGAAGGAAGACCACTATTTACAGAGATCTCGGAGGTGATGTCATCACCACTAATCACAATAGATCCAGGAGAAACAGTTTGGGAAGCTTCTGAAATGATGAAAGAAAAATTAATTCATAAACTTCCAGTTAAAGAAAGTGACAAAATAGTAGGAATAATCACAACAACAGACATTGTAAAAATTTCTAGTGTCGGATCAGACTCAGAGATGCGCAGAATTTGTGATCAGATTCTCTTAAGAATGAGAGATTGA
- the trxB gene encoding thioredoxin-disulfide reductase: MMAADAGATVLETNDSDPMKPDKTKTKFDVIIIGAGPSGYTAGIYCSRAGYDTLILSGILPGGQLVNTTEVENYPGFENGIMGPDLMIDMRKQTQRMGTTIIDDEAVDVDFRRKPFKVLTASEEYEGRAVIIATGANPRKMGLEGEQKFAGKGVSYCATCDGPFFRNQEIVVVGGGDSAIEEATFLTKFGSTIHIVHRRGELRASKVMQERAMNNEKIKFHWDSVVTDIKGDQKMQQVILKNLKTNEETAIDAGGLFVAIGHEPNTKLFKDQIDLDKEGYVVLKNKTHTNVEGVFAAGDVHDRNYRQAITAAGFGCMAAIDVDKYLTESADKKE; this comes from the coding sequence ATGATGGCAGCAGATGCGGGTGCAACAGTTCTAGAAACAAATGATAGCGATCCAATGAAGCCAGATAAAACAAAAACAAAGTTTGATGTGATTATTATAGGTGCAGGACCTTCTGGATACACAGCAGGAATTTATTGCTCCAGAGCAGGTTATGACACATTAATTTTATCAGGAATACTTCCAGGAGGTCAATTAGTAAACACGACAGAAGTTGAAAATTATCCCGGATTTGAAAATGGAATAATGGGACCAGATTTGATGATAGATATGAGAAAGCAAACTCAAAGGATGGGCACTACAATTATTGATGATGAGGCAGTAGATGTTGATTTCAGAAGAAAACCATTCAAAGTTTTAACTGCATCCGAAGAGTATGAAGGGCGTGCAGTAATTATTGCAACTGGTGCAAATCCAAGAAAAATGGGATTGGAAGGCGAACAAAAATTTGCAGGTAAAGGGGTATCGTATTGTGCCACATGTGACGGACCATTCTTTAGAAATCAAGAGATAGTCGTAGTAGGAGGAGGTGATTCTGCAATTGAAGAAGCTACGTTTCTTACAAAATTCGGATCAACTATCCACATCGTACATAGACGAGGCGAATTACGTGCAAGCAAAGTAATGCAAGAACGTGCAATGAATAATGAAAAAATAAAATTTCATTGGGATTCAGTTGTGACAGATATCAAAGGAGATCAAAAAATGCAGCAGGTGATTTTAAAAAATCTAAAAACAAATGAAGAAACAGCAATTGATGCTGGAGGTCTTTTTGTTGCAATTGGTCATGAACCCAATACAAAATTATTCAAAGACCAAATTGATTTAGACAAGGAAGGGTATGTTGTTTTAAAAAATAAAACCCATACAAATGTTGAAGGTGTTTTTGCAGCAGGGGATGTACATGATAGAAATTATAGGCAGGCAATAACGGCTGCAGGATTTGGATGTATGGCAGCAATTGATGTAGATAAATATCTCACAGAAAGCGCAGATAAGAAAGAATGA
- a CDS encoding cysteine synthase family protein: MTTVTDTDVLSRVGNTPLVKLNSLSHNNTEYFAKLEGHNPFGSVKDRAAYWMIKDGEERGILTKGKSIIIEPTSGNTGIALTGIANVLGYKVEIVIPEKASNETKDIIRNLGAKVFETSDDLCPKVGAGTDQSIALATSIASSRPDTYYSPNQYANEANFKGHYVGTGPEIWKQTDGKVTHFFTGVGTGGTITGIGTFLKEKNPNVKIIGCQPQQNHLIQGWRNFEESAKPDLFLKRENVVDDWVSVDNKEAFSVVKEVFEKDRLLISPSSAAVYACMKKYPIKDDACVVGIFADDGRKFKSVYASQNVMSEEEFENALNKAQHMSVLAY; this comes from the coding sequence ATGACCACTGTCACTGATACAGATGTCTTAAGTCGTGTGGGCAACACTCCTCTTGTAAAACTAAATTCTCTTTCACACAACAATACTGAATATTTTGCAAAATTAGAAGGCCATAACCCATTCGGTTCAGTAAAGGATAGGGCAGCCTATTGGATGATCAAAGATGGTGAAGAGCGAGGGATTTTAACAAAAGGAAAAAGCATCATCATAGAACCCACTTCTGGAAACACAGGAATTGCGTTAACTGGTATTGCAAATGTGTTGGGGTACAAAGTTGAGATTGTGATTCCAGAAAAAGCCAGTAATGAAACCAAAGATATCATTAGAAATCTTGGTGCTAAAGTGTTTGAGACAAGCGATGATTTATGTCCTAAAGTTGGGGCCGGAACCGATCAAAGCATTGCTCTAGCTACATCCATTGCTTCCTCAAGACCTGACACTTACTATTCACCAAATCAATATGCTAATGAAGCAAATTTCAAAGGACATTATGTTGGCACAGGTCCTGAAATTTGGAAACAAACTGATGGGAAAGTGACTCATTTTTTTACAGGTGTAGGTACCGGAGGAACCATTACCGGCATTGGGACTTTTCTTAAAGAAAAAAATCCTAATGTCAAAATTATCGGTTGCCAACCACAACAAAATCATTTGATACAAGGTTGGAGGAATTTTGAAGAGTCTGCTAAACCTGATTTATTTTTAAAAAGAGAAAATGTGGTGGATGATTGGGTATCTGTTGACAATAAAGAAGCATTTTCTGTAGTAAAAGAGGTGTTCGAAAAAGATCGACTCTTGATTAGCCCTTCCTCTGCTGCAGTCTATGCGTGTATGAAAAAATATCCTATTAAAGACGATGCATGTGTGGTGGGAATTTTTGCAGATGATGGAAGAAAATTCAAAAGTGTTTATGCATCCCAAAATGTCATGTCTGAAGAAGAATTTGAAAATGCTCTGAATAAAGCACAACATATGTCTGTCTTGGCCTATTAG